Genomic DNA from Garra rufa chromosome 18, GarRuf1.0, whole genome shotgun sequence:
TTCCATCACTCATTTATGATACAATACTTCAAAATGTGTATAAAAACAGGGTGATTTAAACACATCTAATGGCTatcagcaactgtttggtttccAACActctttaaattatatttttttatgttgttttgaatagaagaaagaaattcatacaggtttggaacaacaagatGGTGAATATAccatgacaaaaaaaatattttttgggtgaactatccctttaaggataaCTGGAAACATTTTACAGGCAGAGCAAATTATTGTATTTTGAGATTTCAAAGACATCTGTCTTCTAAAAGCATCTTACTGAACTATTATTTCATAGACATTTTTCAAAGTATTTTTGAGCTCATCATTGTTAATACAAACAGATGACATTAGTCTACAATGATTTACTCTGCTTAAATCCTGCCTTTTTTTTACAATCAAATCTGTCTCTATCCAACCAACAACCGACAGATTAAACTAAATCCTCCATCCACTACTTACCTCACCAGGATCAGAAACGTCAAAGTTATGGTGGTCAATGACAGCAGTTTTCTCCTCATCAAATTCAATCCCACATTCACTGCCTAGCTCTCTCAGAGGATCACCTGTCAAGAATCAAAGGCATAGTGTTTACTAAAAGAAACTAAAAAGATTACTAATGTCAAAAGGCCAATATGTAGGCACTTATGTAAAACCAATACAACACTCACCAATATCTGAGCTGGCAGCAACAAGAACATTTCCTCCACCATCAATGAAGGCTGTAATAGTCTCTACGTTGATGTTGCCCCCAAAatctgtttaattaaaaacatgtaaatgtgaatatttaaacataaaaatgaaagcaTGAAATGAAACCTATGTTCACAATAACAAGACTCACCTTCCACTGATGGAGAGAAAATGATGAGATGGTCATAGAGGAACTGGCCATACTTGATCAAAGAGAGACTGGGATCATCAGCAGTCTTGAAGGTAAGGTCAAACCCACGATCTGAGATGAAATATAGAAGAATGTAATTGAGGGTTACATTCAGGTATGCTGGTGCAATTACTCTGCAATTATCAGTTTCAGAAATGCATATTCTATTCATATAGCATATAAGCAAACACACTAAACATGCTTTCAGGTGCTAATGTAATATTTGacatgtttttaagaaaaaaaatatcttaacgTATAGCTCACCTGCTAAACTGCGGAAGAAGATTGAATGAGTGTCTCTGATGTTGGGATTGTCCAGCAGTACGAGAGTCTTCCCGTCTCCGAAAACTGCCTGCAACATTAACGCCACGGATAAAACAAACAAAGCGCTTTTGCTGAACCCGCCAGACAACGAGGGAACCATTGTAGCACGTCGTCTTTTGCAGGTTAATGTTGCAGTAGCGGCGGTGTCCCTCATTGACAAGCAACCCATCGCCATTTTCCTCCTTTGGACAACGTCAGCGCTAACGCGGATGTGAACTCCGACCCGGAGCAGCAGCCAATCGCGTGCTGCCTCATGGACTCATGAATATTATAATGAGACAGCACTCATTGTGCATGAAAAAAATAGGTTCcaaacaaataattaatttaattttaatgtatgtACTATGCTAGTGAATCAACTGTTTACATAAATACATTTGAAGAAAATATTCAAACCCATTTTTAATCCActgttttaaagggaaccccaggtattaagacttctatggtttaatataacttaaattatgtattttactcaaatatgtagtagaaacccCCTAAAAAaattacgttatttaaaaaaatcgttTTGCATATTTTGGAGTGGGATATATTTCAATGACATTTGCACTCAGTGAGCTGGCACTGCctgttgccttttttttttttactgcaaatCTGTGCTGTACATGTTTACATCCTtacaggatggcatctagcatttcttgtctcttccaataagctctttcagtagctgtggtctactaagaGCGTTAAAGATCGGGTGAGAACAAAGATGTGCGTCTTTAGTTTTATTCAGACATCTTCCTATTCTTTTCTCTTCTTCTTAtaactaggaaagcagtgaagacttacactTCTCGTGTTGCCCGTTGATTGAAAATtgcaaccaaaagccacacaatgtggcatagtatcagtttttttttttttttttcttaattgtgTATTcaaagttgtgttgtggtaaatataGCAACATGTAGCGCCAGGAGCGAGAGCAACCATTtgacgtcattgaaataatggcgcagtgcaaaatgtttataaaacgatatggattttttaaataacataaaactttatgggttttctgctacatatttcagtaagagacatgaTTTATTATGGCGTggttcaaaatatttataaaacgatgtggatttttaaaataacgtgATCTTATATGTGTTTTCTACTGCTAAATTCAGTAAGACATACCATTCACTTCATATTGAACCATacaatacccagggttcccttttaCGACCAGCAGGGGTCAGTGCAACACAACTTTGCTTTTCACAGAGCAAGCTTCTGTGTATGGGAAGCGAAGTCCAATAAAAACTGAATGTGTAGTTGATTATAATATGATAAAGAATCTAAATAAGATTGTCAAAAACCATACTTGTTTTATGCTCATTTTCTTTTCCTTGTTGTTATTTCTAAAGCTGTGACACATGAAACAATTGAAACTTGTTTTGAAGCAGATGTGTGGTCATAAATTAGCTAGCGACTTGAAACACCACATGAAAATGCGGTTGGCAATTACTGCCACTGGAACCCCATTACTAAACACAACAAGACTTTCAAACTACAAAGCACCCGTTCCTCTGATACATGCTGTCCATGTCAAATTGCGTTCAACAAAAAGCTTTGTAATATGGCTCGTGCTGTTTCGAGACTGATTGGATTTTTAAAGCTGTCATCAAAGTCTCAGTGCATTGAAAAGTTCATATTAAATTAGAATTAACAACCAGTAGCATTGCTTTCCTGGCAGTAATACAGACGTTTATTCCAGTGaccaaaaataacacaaaatgcaACCAACCAAAATCctttattaacaaaattaaattgCAAATTTAGGTGATTTTGAGGGTTATGCATTGAATTTGGCTTGACACAAAACTATGACACAAAATCTAATAGTCTGTTTAATAAACTCAACAGAATTGCACCAAAATGACCTGGAAAGCTTCCAGTATTAGTTTAAATTACAGTATCTGACTATAAAGCTGTGATATTCAAAAACAGAAACTTTCTTGCATCTAAAATAAGTAATGAGTCCTTTTGATAGTCCTATTTGATAGTCCAAAATATTAGTTagaaattatgcattttaaacatGAGCCACTTGCAATATTTATGTCAaatttaaagcagtgtttattgTGAGTTTTTTTCAGTTTCTACATGTAACAAAAATTATAAGCATACAGTTAAAATCAgcagttttatgttttttttgtttatgccAAGCAGTGTTAAGCTCAACTGGAAAATGGTTAACAGACAAAATAATCACTAATAAATgaatcaataaataaatgttcagtACTGTCTGTAGCTGATTTGTTGAAAACTTAAACTTATAGGACAGTCAAATGTTTAATCGTCTGTAAAAACAGAATTCATGATCTGGCAGAGGACATACACAGAGAGACAGTATTAAAAGCAAACAGCAGACAAATTAGGTTGGTTTTGtccattattaattaatttttttttcttgtcatctttttttttatgtaactctTTACAATGTAGTTTTAATATGCTGTACATATTGTGCTATGGTTTGAGATATGACATCTATCTAGTACTTTCAAAATATGAGTGTATAGCATGTTAATTAGTAATAAACATCACTCTGGTgagaaatatttcactttgtgacAGTCTAAACTCCATGTGGATCTCTTCATCCttttgtttgatttatttcaGAAACCCTTCACTGTCCTTAGCTTTCAGACTCTTCTTTTACAGACCCTTCGTCAGTCTCTGTCTGTATACTGGTCTCTACTTCTCCTCCCTCAGTCTGAGGTTCTGGCTGGGCTAGAGCACCTTCTCCTTCCTCAGTGTCCTCCTCTCGTGTCCGGAACAAGAGCTCCCCTCCCTGGATGACCTGTTCGGTGGTTTGCCATGTGCCATCTCCTGTATACTGCTGATAAAAGTCAGAATCTGCCTGAAACATGACCAGGGCCTGGGCAGTGTGAATGCGCACATGCTGGGCAAGGGAGCTGGCGTCCAGGAACTTCTCACCGCAAGAGTCACATGCATACAAGATCTGGGTGTTGGGATCTGAAGGATCAGAGCAGGACAATATTTCAGCTTCAATATGATACAGTATGATTTTGAGTCTTGTATCATTCACTTTTTATAAATTGATTAGAATTTAattaaggcttaataaaaatcattttcagCTTTATGGGTAcaatatataaagtaaaaatcTTATTTATATTaagtataatttatataattaatttattaattcatttttatacaCGCTACTGGTCAGATGGAGCagtttttttgaaagaaagaaattaatatttgtattcatcaagaatgctttaaatggatcaaaactGACAGTTAAGCCACTTATAATGcaacaaaatatttcaaaagaacaggttttatttatataatgaaTTTATTAAGTAGTTTAAAAACACACTACTGGTCAGATTAAtactttaagaaattaatacttttattcagcaaagatgcattaaatggatcaaaaattaattaaaacataatttaaaatataatacgctacaaaatattttaaaagaacagctatatttttttaattaatttagagACACTACTGTTGACATGgagctttttttaaagaaagaaattaatacttttattcagcaaggatggtTTAAATGGATCAGAAGCGACAGTAAAATCCCTTCTAatgatacaaaatatttttatttatataaaaggttttatttatataattactttaataattaatttagatACACACTACTGGTCAGATGgagcaaaaaacattttaaagaaagaaatttatatttatattcagcaaggatgctttaaattgatcaaaaatggaCAGTTAAGCCAATTATAATgctacaattttttattttattttttttaatctgttttaattttttttaaataatttattaattaatttagatACACACTACTGGTCACAGggaacttttttgtttttaaagaaaaaaattaacacttttattcagcaaggatttaTTTTAAATGGATTTATTTAAATGGATCAAAATGGACAGTTACgccattcattattattatgctacaaaatatttcaaaagaacaggttttatttatataattaatttattaatttagataCACAATACTGTTCAGATGGAGCagggttttttttaaataaagaaataaatgaatacttttatttaccaaggatgctttaaatggatcagtagtgacagtaaaatcacttataatgctacaaaatatttcaaaagaacagcttttatttatatatactggAACAGTTTATATATACTGGAACAGTTTATAATCAAAAATGGACCAAAATTTAATTTAAGCAacttataatgctacaaaatatttaaaaagaagagcttttatttataatgctacaaaatatttaaaaagaagagcttttatttattattattatatgatcATAACttacactaaataaataaattataatatagtatataaactatatattaCTCACCTGCTTCTTGTACTTTCTCCACTGCTTTGGTGATCTCTGCTTTCAGTGCTTCGGTTTCATCTGCAGATACAGAGGTTGCCACTGGCACCACTACAGGGGTCAAAGACAACAAATAATATCAGGACCACCATGACAATCACTTTTAGATTTAGCATATTCCCTCAGTATTGTTGTACAACCTTTCTACAAGGTGTAATTACACATCAGTTTTATCACACTCATATATAATGTCATATTCTCTCACCTGTGAGCTGTGCTACAGCACTAGCAGCCAGAGCCTCTGTAGCCAAAGTCACAATGTCATCTGTAGTGACCGTGACAATGTTGACCTCATTACTGAGCTCTGAGTCTGGTGTGGAGTCTGACAGCAGCTTGTCTTCCTCGTCCTCCTCAGCCACCACCAGTCTCTTCATGCCTGCCTTCCCCTGGTGCACGGTCTTCACATGGGAACGCAGGTTGTCCACACGGTTGAATCCTCGGCCACACTTATCGCACAGGAAAGGCTTCTCCCCTATAAACAAGAAGTCATTAAAAGCACATAATAGAGAAATACATAAGAAAAAGCTCAAAATGTCACATCTTACCTGTGTGAATGATGATATGTTTTGAGAGATCTCCCACATTGACAAACGCTTTGTTACAGGTGTGGCACTTGTGCGGTCGGATATTGTCATGATGACGGATGTGATTGGCCAGCTGGCTGGACTGGACAAACCTTCGAGGTGTGATAgtttaaataaacttttattacagtcaagcctgaaatgattcatacccctggcaaattctgacttaaagttaattttattcaagtttttttttaattagaaatgacacagacgtctcccagaagataagacgatgtacaaaaaGCATCAttggggaaaaaattattactcatcttttatttacatttgaacaaaaagtggcatgtccaaaattattcatacccttctcaataatcaatagaaaagcctttattggctattacagcaatcaaacacttcctataattgctgaccagctttttgcatgtctccactggtatttttgctcattcgtctttagcgatgagctccaactctttcaggttggagggtctccttgccatcaccctgatctttagctctctccacagattctcaattggatttaagtcaggactctggctgggccactgcaaaacgttaatgtttttgtctgctaaccatttcttcaccacttttgctgtgttttgggtcgttgtcatgctgaaatgtccactggtgcccaaggccaagtttctctgcagactgcctgatgttgttgttgagaattttgatgtattgctcctttttcatggtgctgtttactgtgattaggtttcctggtccaccggctgaaaaactaccccaaaacattaggttcccaccaccatgtttgacagtggggatggtgttcttagggttgaaggcttgtTTGATGACAATGATGTGGCCAAACAATTCTATTTTTGTTTCATGTGACCATAAAactgaagaccagaagtcttcttctttgtccagatgaggaTTTGCAaagccaagcaggcttttgtgtgccttatctggagaagtggtgtcctcttgGTCTGTGttcgtggaacccagtggtgtgcagtgtccgttggactgtctgccttgagatgttgccacaagcagagcccagattcatcaggatagccttggtggtgatccttggattattttttacctctctcactgtcctcctggccagcacaggtgtcacttttggcttctgaaaCTTCAAAcaatttagatatggtcttatagccctttcctgactgtGAGCAGCCACGATGctcagccgcaggtcctcagtgagctcctttgtcttagccatgactgttcacaaaccaacagcagagagcttctgtttttcacctgttgagttgattaaaacagctgttcccaatgaatcagggtaattaggaagctttagaacagcttggactatttggaatggtatagaactttggattttcccatagactatgACAGTTTGGACATGCTactttgtttaaatgtaaataaaagctgagaaatatttttttccacaatgatgcctcttgtacatcatcttattatcttttgggagaagcctgtgtcatttccggtcaaaaaaaacttgctggttgaataaaagtaactttaagtcagaatttgccagggggtAAGAATAATTTCagacttgactgtatatatggTATCATAataaatctaaaatctaaaatcaTTCATGCAGTTTCTCAATTACCGTTTTCCACAGCGGTCACACACATACGGTTTCTCCCCAGTGTGTTGGCGAACATGAGCTATGAGTGAACTGGCCTGAGTGAAGCCTTTTCCACAAATCAGACACAGACAGGGCTTTTCTCCTAAAACAGTAAGACAGacacagtcaaaaaaaaaaaaaacaaacaaaaaaaaacgttaAAGATCACAATGGCTAAGGTCATGAGATGAGAAACAGCTCAGACCTGTGTGAATGCGCACGTGTCTCTGCAAGGCCCCGGGGTCAGCAAATGCCCTCTTGCAGTGCATACAGACGAAAGGCTTCTCACCACTGTGCACACGCAGGTGTCTCTTCAGGTTGCCTGTGAACAGACCATAGAGGCACTATTAAAATTCCTTCACGCACATGCATGTACTGCCACACCTGCTCAATGTGGAAATCTCACCTGAGGTGGTGAACTGTTTCCCACACTCCTTACACTTAAGTGGCCCATCTGTAATGTGGATCTTGAGATGTGCTTTCAGGTTTCCCAACTAGAAAAAAAAGTCTTTTGAGTTGTTTGTATTTGTAATGGCCAGTAAAAAGTTTTGTGTTATACTTTTGTAGCTATGACTTCAATGTAATGTCAATAATATGGTATAATCTATTCATTTTGTCTGCATATTATATTTGGAAATACAGATATAAAGCGGAAGAGagtgtgactttttttcaaatttataaatttttattattttaaatataatttgtatttaatttatattttgaaagtatttattgtaatatataaatatataagtttgggatcagtaagattttattatgttttttaaagcattctcttatgctcatcaaggctataatttattcctttgatgcagcCATTACTCCCATCTTtaatgtcacatggtccttcagaaatcattctaatttattacttttattatcaacagttgtgctgcttaatatttttttaagattctttgatgaataaaaagttaaaaagaacagaatttattcaaaatataaatcttttctaacaacacAAGTCTTTACTatgactttttatcaatttaacacatctttgctttataaaagtattaatttctttcaaaaaaaagaaagaataaaacttgaccacaaacttttaaataaatatttttaaataaatgcttttttttttttttttttttactttttatttattaaatcacatgatccttcagaaataattttaatatgctgatttggtgctcaagaaacatttcttattatcaatgtttaaaacagttttgtGCTTATTATGTGATACTATACATTTCAGGATTgtattaatgaatagaaagttaaaagaacagcatgtgtttgaaataaaatgccttcgctgtcacttttgatcaatttagtgtGCCCTTGCatttctttcaaaacaaaaaaatgactgaccccagacattttaataatattacatatatgcataaTTTAACATCGAAAAAGCATTAAAACTCTTTTGACATCATTATACTAGTGAAATGtttttataattacatttataaagaTTTAACACAGTTTAAAATGATCCCCCACCTGATTGAATTTCTTGTCACAGTGTTGACATTTGTGACCTTTGTCTGTGTCGTGCGTCTCCAGATGTCTCATCTTGGCGGTGGGGTCAGAAAAGGCCCGTTCGCAGTAGTCACAGTGGTAGGGTTTTTCTCCACTGTGCACCAATTGATGCCGCTTTAGGTTTCCAGAAGTGGTGAAGAGCTTCCCACAGTCCTCACAGCT
This window encodes:
- the zbtb17 gene encoding zinc finger and BTB domain-containing protein 17 isoform X3, with product MDFPWHSGKVLGQLNEQRQLGLLCDCTFVVDGVDFKAHKAVLAACSAYFRTLFLDQKDVVHLDISNAAGLEQVLEFMYTAKLTLNPQNIEDVLAVATFLQMQEIVNACSAFQSLTVPASSKPVVVTEPVEEQPRSVRKPEDSSSLEEQESHSVTQNAVSEVKEAPIQSETTETQEAASDTTEKQSTKTLKAVSKISGPSKARQKKAGVVNHKTETEEERATKEIPQYEDDPSDADYTPKVSQRAAAKRSYVSTRRSKSKYATVHMSTEVDDAEDSMSKAESVENMVEEEDIEDEEDAEEEELDEEDEQMETDDGETTGSDEKKSALAAERSESRAYGSVIHKCEDCGKKFTHTGNFKRHMRIHTGEKPFSCRDCNKAFSDPAACKAHEKTHSPLKPYCCSTCGKSYRQISLLNLHRKRHTDEARYSCEDCGKLFTTSGNLKRHQLVHSGEKPYHCDYCERAFSDPTAKMRHLETHDTDKGHKCQHCDKKFNQLGNLKAHLKIHITDGPLKCKECGKQFTTSGNLKRHLRVHSGEKPFVCMHCKRAFADPGALQRHVRIHTGEKPCLCLICGKGFTQASSLIAHVRQHTGEKPYVCDRCGKRFVQSSQLANHIRHHDNIRPHKCHTCNKAFVNVGDLSKHIIIHTGEKPFLCDKCGRGFNRVDNLRSHVKTVHQGKAGMKRLVVAEEDEEDKLLSDSTPDSELSNEVNIVTVTTDDIVTLATEALAASAVAQLTVVPVATSVSADETEALKAEITKAVEKVQEADPNTQILYACDSCGEKFLDASSLAQHVRIHTAQALVMFQADSDFYQQYTGDGTWQTTEQVIQGGELLFRTREEDTEEGEGALAQPEPQTEGGEVETSIQTETDEGSVKEESES
- the zbtb17 gene encoding zinc finger and BTB domain-containing protein 17 isoform X4; the protein is MDFPWHSGKVLGQLNEQRQLGLLCDCTFVVDGVDFKAHKAVLAACSAYFRTLFLDQKDVVHLDISNAAGLEQVLEFMYTAKLTLNPQNIEDVLAVATFLQMQEIVNACSAFQSLTVPASSKPVVTEPVEEQPRSVRKPEDSSSLEEQESHSVTQNAVSEVKEAPIQSETTETQEAASDTTEKQSTKTLKAVSKISGPSKARQKKAGVVNHKTETEEERATKEIPQYEDDPSDADYTPKVSQRAAAKRSYVSTRRSKSKYATVHMSTEVDDAEDSMSKAESVENMVEEEDIEDEEDAEEEELDEEDEQMETDDGETTGSDEKKSALAAERSESRAYGSVIHKCEDCGKKFTHTGNFKRHMRIHTGEKPFSCRDCNKAFSDPAACKAHEKTHSPLKPYCCSTCGKSYRQISLLNLHRKRHTDEARYSCEDCGKLFTTSGNLKRHQLVHSGEKPYHCDYCERAFSDPTAKMRHLETHDTDKGHKCQHCDKKFNQLGNLKAHLKIHITDGPLKCKECGKQFTTSGNLKRHLRVHSGEKPFVCMHCKRAFADPGALQRHVRIHTGEKPCLCLICGKGFTQASSLIAHVRQHTGEKPYVCDRCGKRFVQSSQLANHIRHHDNIRPHKCHTCNKAFVNVGDLSKHIIIHTGEKPFLCDKCGRGFNRVDNLRSHVKTVHQGKAGMKRLVVAEEDEEDKLLSDSTPDSELSNEVNIVTVTTDDIVTLATEALAASAVAQLTVVPVATSVSADETEALKAEITKAVEKVQEADPNTQILYACDSCGEKFLDASSLAQHVRIHTAQALVMFQADSDFYQQYTGDGTWQTTEQVIQGGELLFRTREEDTEEGEGALAQPEPQTEGGEVETSIQTETDEGSVKEESES
- the zbtb17 gene encoding zinc finger and BTB domain-containing protein 17 isoform X1, with the protein product MDFPWHSGKVLGQLNEQRQLGLLCDCTFVVDGVDFKAHKAVLAACSAYFRTLFLDQKDVVHLDISNAAGLEQVLEFMYTAKLTLNPQNIEDVLAVATFLQMQEIVNACSAFQSLTVPASSKPVVVTEPVEEQPRSVRKPEDSSSLEEQESHSVTQNAVSEVKEAPIQSETTETQEAASDTTEKQSTKTLKAVSKISGPSKARQKKAGVVNHKTETEEERATKEIPQYEDDPSDADYTPKVSQRAAAKRSYVSTRRSKSKYATVHMSTEEVDDAEDSMSKAESVENMVEEEDIEDEEDAEEEELDEEDEQMETDDGETTGSDEKKSALAAERSESRAYGSVIHKCEDCGKKFTHTGNFKRHMRIHTGEKPFSCRDCNKAFSDPAACKAHEKTHSPLKPYCCSTCGKSYRQISLLNLHRKRHTDEARYSCEDCGKLFTTSGNLKRHQLVHSGEKPYHCDYCERAFSDPTAKMRHLETHDTDKGHKCQHCDKKFNQLGNLKAHLKIHITDGPLKCKECGKQFTTSGNLKRHLRVHSGEKPFVCMHCKRAFADPGALQRHVRIHTGEKPCLCLICGKGFTQASSLIAHVRQHTGEKPYVCDRCGKRFVQSSQLANHIRHHDNIRPHKCHTCNKAFVNVGDLSKHIIIHTGEKPFLCDKCGRGFNRVDNLRSHVKTVHQGKAGMKRLVVAEEDEEDKLLSDSTPDSELSNEVNIVTVTTDDIVTLATEALAASAVAQLTVVPVATSVSADETEALKAEITKAVEKVQEADPNTQILYACDSCGEKFLDASSLAQHVRIHTAQALVMFQADSDFYQQYTGDGTWQTTEQVIQGGELLFRTREEDTEEGEGALAQPEPQTEGGEVETSIQTETDEGSVKEESES
- the zbtb17 gene encoding zinc finger and BTB domain-containing protein 17 isoform X2: MDFPWHSGKVLGQLNEQRQLGLLCDCTFVVDGVDFKAHKAVLAACSAYFRTLFLDQKDVVHLDISNAAGLEQVLEFMYTAKLTLNPQNIEDVLAVATFLQMQEIVNACSAFQSLTVPASSKPVVTEPVEEQPRSVRKPEDSSSLEEQESHSVTQNAVSEVKEAPIQSETTETQEAASDTTEKQSTKTLKAVSKISGPSKARQKKAGVVNHKTETEEERATKEIPQYEDDPSDADYTPKVSQRAAAKRSYVSTRRSKSKYATVHMSTEEVDDAEDSMSKAESVENMVEEEDIEDEEDAEEEELDEEDEQMETDDGETTGSDEKKSALAAERSESRAYGSVIHKCEDCGKKFTHTGNFKRHMRIHTGEKPFSCRDCNKAFSDPAACKAHEKTHSPLKPYCCSTCGKSYRQISLLNLHRKRHTDEARYSCEDCGKLFTTSGNLKRHQLVHSGEKPYHCDYCERAFSDPTAKMRHLETHDTDKGHKCQHCDKKFNQLGNLKAHLKIHITDGPLKCKECGKQFTTSGNLKRHLRVHSGEKPFVCMHCKRAFADPGALQRHVRIHTGEKPCLCLICGKGFTQASSLIAHVRQHTGEKPYVCDRCGKRFVQSSQLANHIRHHDNIRPHKCHTCNKAFVNVGDLSKHIIIHTGEKPFLCDKCGRGFNRVDNLRSHVKTVHQGKAGMKRLVVAEEDEEDKLLSDSTPDSELSNEVNIVTVTTDDIVTLATEALAASAVAQLTVVPVATSVSADETEALKAEITKAVEKVQEADPNTQILYACDSCGEKFLDASSLAQHVRIHTAQALVMFQADSDFYQQYTGDGTWQTTEQVIQGGELLFRTREEDTEEGEGALAQPEPQTEGGEVETSIQTETDEGSVKEESES